Proteins encoded in a region of the Mariprofundus ferrinatatus genome:
- a CDS encoding ROK family protein has translation MTRVLAADIGGTNLRLAVVSENGTILEEGRFEARLSSHGQTSQKEAQTCVIQTLSKAIIPFMEQHPTPAIGIGFPGFFHGNSGVLAASPNLPLLEDFALAERLSEQLGMHVAVQNDALCAAIGEQRFGAGKGKTNLLHITLGTGVGGGLILNDSPYTGEHGMAMEFGHLRVVTKHGRECGCGNSGCLEAYASATAVADRFYLASGIKADARQVFKLACDGNKEAVSILAEAGSYLGQAIAESVKLLDLESVTISGGLSHAWEFIHPSLMNTLNENLIPPLRGKVKVLPSSLNDNAGLLGAAVIASIN, from the coding sequence ATGACCAGAGTGCTGGCTGCTGATATTGGTGGCACCAATCTTCGCTTGGCCGTGGTCAGCGAGAATGGCACCATCCTTGAAGAGGGCCGGTTTGAAGCCAGACTCAGCAGCCATGGGCAGACATCGCAAAAGGAAGCCCAAACCTGTGTGATTCAGACCCTCAGCAAAGCGATCATCCCATTCATGGAACAACATCCGACCCCCGCCATTGGAATCGGTTTTCCCGGATTCTTCCACGGCAATTCAGGTGTTCTGGCGGCATCTCCGAATCTTCCTCTACTGGAAGATTTTGCACTCGCCGAGCGTCTCTCAGAACAGCTTGGTATGCATGTGGCTGTCCAGAACGATGCTCTCTGCGCAGCTATCGGTGAACAGCGTTTTGGTGCCGGGAAGGGCAAAACAAACCTCCTGCACATCACGCTCGGAACAGGCGTGGGCGGCGGTCTTATTCTAAATGATAGCCCTTATACCGGAGAGCATGGAATGGCGATGGAGTTCGGTCATCTTCGCGTGGTCACCAAGCATGGACGGGAATGTGGTTGCGGCAACAGCGGCTGCCTTGAGGCATACGCTTCTGCCACTGCAGTAGCCGACAGGTTTTATCTTGCCAGCGGCATAAAAGCAGATGCGCGTCAGGTTTTCAAACTGGCCTGCGATGGCAACAAAGAAGCCGTTTCAATTCTCGCAGAAGCTGGCTCGTATCTGGGGCAGGCGATTGCCGAGTCAGTTAAACTACTCGATCTTGAAAGCGTCACGATAAGCGGCGGTCTAAGCCATGCGTGGGAATTCATTCATCCCTCGCTGATGAATACATTGAATGAAAACCTGATTCCACCGCTTCGCGGCAAGGTGAAGGTTCTACCCTCCAGCCTCAATGACAATGCGGGCCTGCTCGGAGCAGCCGTAATCGCCTCCATCAACTGA
- the glgA gene encoding glycogen synthase GlgA, whose translation MAKLNIVFTASEASPLAKTGGLADVAGSLPHALQHIGHKVTVIMPFYRQHLVKNGIRTKPMDTTIEMWADGVLRFCPLHEAKVGGLRYILIEQDDLYDREGLYGPAGGAYEDNLLRFLLFDRVALEAAAGLGKKVDIIHCHDWQTGMIPVLLKTQYQHHATIAHAKTVYTIHNLAYQGNFSPDWIHRLGIPSHHYHADDFEFHNQINCMKAGIASADAVTTVSPSYAEEIMTSEYGCQLEGFLLNHAEKLSGIVNGLDIIDLDPANDDAIPASYAAGRTAGKKVCKAKLQKACGLDVSEDTPLMVLISRLAEQKGIDLMIANLQGWIDRGYQIVVLGSGDSHSEQALQHIADNNRSQFHFYRGFNEKLARQIYAGGDIFLMPSRFEPCGLGQLMAMRYGTVPVVRATGGLKDTVTDYNRSRGDATGIHFSDATPEAFDKAVEQAIALFRNKTIWARIRSNALKRDSSWEASAAKYAELYGKLLAT comes from the coding sequence ATGGCCAAGCTGAATATTGTATTTACCGCATCGGAAGCGTCCCCGCTTGCCAAAACCGGAGGTCTCGCTGATGTAGCCGGCTCACTACCGCATGCACTTCAGCACATTGGCCATAAAGTAACGGTGATTATGCCGTTCTATCGCCAACACCTAGTGAAGAACGGCATCAGAACGAAGCCGATGGATACCACCATCGAAATGTGGGCAGACGGCGTGCTGCGGTTCTGCCCGCTACATGAAGCGAAAGTTGGCGGACTGCGCTATATCCTCATCGAACAGGATGACCTCTACGACCGTGAAGGGCTTTATGGCCCTGCCGGCGGCGCCTATGAGGACAACCTGCTGCGCTTTCTGCTATTTGACCGCGTGGCACTTGAAGCAGCTGCAGGCCTTGGCAAAAAAGTGGATATCATTCACTGCCATGACTGGCAGACAGGCATGATTCCTGTACTTCTGAAAACCCAGTATCAGCACCATGCCACCATTGCACATGCCAAGACAGTATACACCATTCACAACCTCGCCTATCAGGGCAACTTTTCACCAGACTGGATACACCGGTTGGGTATCCCCAGCCACCACTACCATGCTGATGATTTCGAGTTCCATAACCAGATCAACTGTATGAAAGCGGGCATTGCTTCAGCGGATGCGGTCACCACAGTCAGTCCATCCTATGCCGAGGAGATCATGACATCTGAGTACGGCTGCCAGCTTGAGGGTTTTCTTCTCAACCATGCCGAAAAACTCTCAGGCATAGTCAATGGATTAGACATCATCGATCTCGACCCTGCCAACGATGATGCGATTCCAGCCAGTTATGCGGCAGGAAGAACTGCCGGCAAGAAAGTTTGCAAAGCCAAACTGCAGAAAGCGTGCGGGCTTGATGTCTCCGAAGATACACCGCTGATGGTGCTGATCTCAAGGCTAGCAGAGCAAAAAGGCATTGACCTGATGATCGCCAACCTTCAGGGCTGGATTGACCGCGGCTATCAGATCGTTGTTCTGGGCTCTGGAGACAGCCACAGCGAGCAGGCCCTGCAACATATCGCCGACAACAACCGCAGCCAGTTTCACTTCTACCGTGGTTTTAATGAGAAGCTGGCCAGACAAATATATGCCGGCGGAGATATCTTTCTGATGCCATCTCGTTTTGAGCCCTGCGGATTGGGACAGCTGATGGCAATGCGCTATGGCACGGTTCCCGTTGTTCGTGCCACCGGCGGCCTCAAGGATACCGTCACCGATTATAACAGAAGCCGGGGCGATGCCACCGGCATCCATTTTTCCGATGCCACACCAGAGGCTTTCGATAAAGCTGTCGAACAGGCTATCGCCCTGTTCAGGAATAAAACCATATGGGCGCGCATCCGCAGCAACGCTTTGAAAAGGGATTCATCCTGGGAGGCCTCAGCAGCCAAATATGCTGAACTCTACGGGAAATTACTTGCCACATGA